Proteins encoded together in one Hevea brasiliensis isolate MT/VB/25A 57/8 chromosome 16, ASM3005281v1, whole genome shotgun sequence window:
- the LOC110666431 gene encoding probable leucine-rich repeat receptor-like protein kinase At1g68400, which produces MNLVLYFFLSTASVLHFVLSINLDQYHPEERDALLQLRDSMTCSLNLHSNWTGPPCIANFSRWAGIVCSNWRVIHLVLEGIQLSGSLPPAFLYNISLLTKLSFRNNSVSGPLPNLTNLVHLESVFLSYNRFTGSIPSDYIQLPNLKHLEFQQNYLEGQIPPFDQRTLTDFNVSYNYLQGSIPSTDTLLRLPESSYGHNLNLCGFPLEPCPVPSPSPASAIFSPPPPTPVRPGQDKKKKLEIWIVVLIAALAALVPFMVFVVVLCCYKKLHGKETAKEPRAGGGPAGWTEKKLLHSQSTGDPERRVELEFFDRNIAVFDLDDLLRASAEVLGKGKHGTTYKANLESGAVVAVKRLKNMDGLGKKEFIQQMQLLGKLRHENLVQIISFYYSKEEKLVVYEFVPNGNLFELLHENRGVGRVPLNWAARLSIIKDIAKGLEFLHRSLPSHKVPHANLKSSNVLIHQDGQSYSKLTNYGYLPLLPSRKFSQGLAIGRSPELSQGKKLTHKTDVYCFGIILLEVITGRIPGEVSPRKDEIVEDLSDWVRTVVNNDWSTDILDVEILAAREGHDEMLKLTEIALQCADVTPETRPNMSEVMRRIEEIEQKN; this is translated from the exons aTGAATTTGGTTCTCTACTTTTTTCTTTCAACTGCATCGGTTCTGCACTTTGTTCTTTCCATTAACTTGGATCAATATCACCCTGAAGAACGAGATGCGTTATTGCAGCTAAGGGATTCTATGACTTGCTCTTTAAACTTGCATTCAAATTGGACTGGACCACCTTGTATTGCAAATTTTAGCAGATGGGCTGGCATTGTTTGTTCAAATTGGCGTGTAATTCACCTTGTCCTTGAAGGAATCCAGCTTTCAGGTTCTCTCCCGCCTGCATTCCTGTACAACATTTCTTTATTGACTAAACTCAGCTTCAGAAACAATTCAGTCTCTGGACCACTTCCTAATCTCACCAATCTTGTTCACTTGGAATCTGTCTTCCTTTCTTACAACCGATTTACGGGTTCAATTCCTTCTGACTATATTCAATTGCCAAATCTGAAACATCTAGAGTTTCAGCAGAACTATTTAGAGGGTCAAATTCCGCCTTTTGATCAGCGCACATTGACAGATTTCAATGTTTCTTACAATTATCTTCAAGGCTCAATTCCTTCAACAGACACTCTTTTAAGGTTACCAGAGAGCTCCTACGGTCATAACTTGAATCTTTGTGGTTTTCCTTTGGAGCCATGCCCAGTTCCATCTCCGTCTCCGGCTTCGGCCATTTTTTCACCACCTCCTCCCACTCCTGTAAGACCAGGGCAGGACAAGAAAAAGAAACTTGAAATTTGGATCGTTGTTTTAATTGCAGCACTCGCCGCCTTAGTTCCATTCATGGTTTTTGTCGTTGTCCTGTGTTGTTACAAGAAGTTGCACGGAAAAGAAACAGCAAAAGAACCACGAGCAG GGGGTGGCCCTGCAGGATGGACAGAAAAGAAATTGCTGCATTCCCAAAGCACAGGGGATCCTGAAAGAAGGGTGGAGTTGGAATTTTTCGACAGGAATATAGCAGTCTTTGACTTGGATGATTTGCTAAGGgcatctgcagaagtgttaggaAAGGGGAAACATGGCACTACCTACAAAGCAAACCTGGAATCTGGTGCTGTTGTTGCCGTTAAGAGACTTAAAAACATGGACGGCTTGGGCAAGAAGGAATTTATCCAGCAGATGCAGCTGCTGGGAAAGTTAAGGCACGAAAACCTGGTGCAGATTATTTCTTTTTACTACTCCAAAGAGGAAAAGCTGGTTGTCTATGAATTTGTACCTAATGGCAATCTGTTTGAGCTATTGCATG AGAATAGAGGGGTTGGAAGAGTACCTTTGAATTGGGCTGCTAGATTGTCTATTATCAAAGATATAGCGAAGGGTCTAGAATTCCTCCACCGATCCTTACCCTCTCACAAGGTGCCCCATGCCAATCTCAAATCATCTAATGTACTAATCCATCAAGATGGCCAAAGCTACTCCAAGCTCACAAACTATGGCTACTTGCCGCTGCTGCCTTCTCGGAAATTCTCTCAAGGGCTAGCAATTGGCAGGTCACCAGAATTGTCCCAAGGGAAGAAGCTGACACACAAAACAGATGTATACTGCTTTGGAATTATCCTACTAGAGGTCATTACCGGGAGGATTCCGGGCGAAGTTTCCCCAAGAAAAGATGAAATAGTTGAGGATCTTTCTGACTGGGTTCGCACGGTGGTTAACAATGATTGGTCTACAGATATATTAGACGTAGAGATATTGGCAGCAAGAGAAGGCCATGATGAGATGTTGAAGCTTACAGAGATAGCTCTCCAGTGTGCAGATGTGACACCAGAGACACGGCCAAATATGAGTGAAGTAATGAGAAGGATAGAAGAGATTgagcaaaaaaattaa